TTCCCTCCCAGGAGATGGTCACCGCCGACCTGGCCGACATCGCCACGACGGCCCAGTCCGCCGGCATCGGCGCCCCCGCCATCGTTGTCATCGGCAACGTAGTCGAGGTGGCCACGCAGGTCCGCCGATGAACCGGACGCCAGTACGCCGTCAAGCGCCCGCCGGCTCCGGCGCAGGTGGATCCGTCGGCCCGCACGACGCGGGACGTGGGCCGACTCTTCCAGCACGCGGCCACGGCGTAGCTCTCCAAGTAGTGGTGTCCGAGTGATCATCGACATCAATCAGGCCGACGACCCACGCCTTTCCGACTACGTGCAGCTGCGCGAGGTCAACCTTCGCCGCCTGCTCGAGGAGGAGCACGGGCTCTTCATTGCCGAAGGCGACAAAGTCATCCGCCGCGCGGCCGAGGCCGGGTACGAACCCCGCTCGTTCCTCCTCGCCCCACGCTGGCTGGAGACCTTGGCCGACGTACTGGAGAAGTGGCCCGAGGCACCGGTCTACCTCGTCACCGAAGACCTGGCCGAGCAAGTCACCGGCTTCCACGTCCACCGCGGCGCCCTGGCGTCGTACAAACGCCAACCTCCGGCAGACCTGGATGCCCTCCTGGACAGCGTTCAGACCGGCCGGATCGCGATCTTCGACGACATCGTCGACCACACCAACGTCGGCGCCGGCTTCCGCGCCGCCGCGGCGATGGGCGTCGACGCCGTACTCGTCACCCCCACCTGCGCCGACCCGCTCTACCGCCGTTCGGTGAAGGTCTCCATGGGCACCGTCTTCCAGGTCCCCTGGACCCGCCTCACCTCTTGGCCCGGCGACCTGGCCAAGCTCAAGGCCCACGGCTTCACCACCGCGGCCTTCGCGCTCACCGACGACTCGATCACCCTCGACGCCCTGACCGCCCGCCACGACGAGAAGCTCGCTCTCATCTTCGGCACCGAAGGCCACGGCCTCAAACCCCACGTCCTCGCCGAGTCCGAACTGACCGTCCGCATCCCGATGGCCGGCGGCGTCGACTCCCTCAACGTCGCGTCATCAGCCGCGGTCGCCTTCTACGCCACCCGCCCCTGACGTCCGCCAGCTCGACTGATTCAGGCGACCTGTCCCGGCGCTTCAGGTGACGACGGTGTGGCCGGCGGTCTCGAGGGTGGTGATGGCTTGGGCGAGCGAGCCGGCTGCGACCAGCACCAAGTCGGCCTGGTAGGTGGAGACGGCGTAGACCGACAGCCCTGCGGCAGCGAGTGGTTGGACGATGGCGGCCAGCATGGGCTCATTCTCCCTTGACCACCGGCGGGATCGCGTTGGCGACAACGGGGAGGATCGCGTCGGCGGACTCGACGGTGGTTCGGTCGATGCCGGTGGGGTCGAGAGTGCTGATGACGACGGCGTACCGGTCGCCGTTGAGTGAGCTGAGGATAGCGCCGGCCGAGTGCCAGGTGAGGGTCATGCCGCCCATCTGCAAGGTGCTCCGATTGCGTTGCAGGTGGGCGTTCTGGGCGCAGACCAGTGTGCGGCCGCGGCGGTCTTCGAGGGTCCGGATGTCCAGCAGGTTCTGCGCCATGATGACATCCCGTACGGCGAGCAGCCCGGAGATCCGAGCGGTCTCGTCGGTCTGCTGAGCGGCTTGCTGGTGATAGCGGAGCAGGCCGAGCGCCGCGGTCGCGTGGACACGAGCGCGGTACCAATCGGCCCGTGAGGTCGCGGCGATCAGCTCAGGGGCTCGGGTGTAGAGCGTGGTGAGCAGGTCGTCGGCGATCGCCCGCAGGCGGACGGCTTCGGCGGTCGCGCCGATCGACATCGCCGAGTCGAGGATCGCCTCCTGCCGGCTCCAGCGATCATCCGGGCCGAGCAGGCCGGCGAGGTCGAGGTCCGGGACGGCGGGGCCGCGGCCGCGGTCCAGGCCGTCGAGATCGCCGAGGTAGTCAAGGACATGTTCCAGGTACGCGCGCGGGCTGGGCGCACTGGTGCTCTCGGTCGGCGCATCGAAGCCGTGGAACGACAAGCGCTCCTCGACCGGCCGGCCCTCGTTGTACTGCCGCATCCAGCCAACCAGCTGGCGGTTCGCCTCCACCGCGCCGAAGCCGTGGGAGAACCCCGTCGTCATCACCGCGTCGAGGCTGCCGATCCCATCCCGGACGAAGCCGTCGACCGCGAGCGCGGCAACGCGATCCGTCTCCAGCGCGATCGACCGGAACCCCAGCTGCACCAGGGATTCGAAGAGCTCGTTGCGGATCGGTCCGAAGGAGGCGTCCTGGGTGGGATGGGCCGGCTCACCGATCGCCAGCAGCTCACACGGGCCGGTCGCGAGTTCTTGCAGGTCCTGTCTCATGTGGCTCAATCATATTATTGAAGCGTCTATTGAAAGCTTTGATGGACGTCTCAGCAGCAACCCCCTCCGAAAGTCTCAAACTACCGATCAGCCTGGGCCGACGGTTCGATAGCCTCCGCGGCATGGGTGAGCTCGAGCTGGCGACGGTAGCGGCCGCGAACGACGCGTGGGGCGGGACGGCTCCGCTGGATGCGGAGGTGGTCGAGACCGCGGAGTACCGGATGGTGCGGATGCCGGAGCGGTTCGGCAGGCACGTGATGGTGCAGTGGGTGCGCTCCGCGCGCCAGGCGGACGCCGTACTGGCGGATCTCGCCGCGCGAGCGGCGGAGTTCGGCCGGCCCGACGCGTGGGTGACTGTGAGGCTGTCCGCGCCGGCGGGGCTCGACGAGGCGTTGCTGGCGCGTGGCGCCGAGCTCGGCGACACGTACGACGTACTGGCGATGCCCCTGCCGGCCGAGCTGAAGGCGCCCGATCTTCCGGAGCTCCGGTGGGCGACCACCGTCGACATCGTGCGCGACGTGAACACCGTCGCGACCGCGATGTTCGGCGGGACCAAGGCGTCCGAGGACATCCTCGCCCAGCGGACGGTGGAGGAGCAGGAGAAGTTCGCGGCGGGAGCTGGAAGCGCGCTCGCCGCTTACGTCGACGGCATGCCGGTCGGTGTCGGATCCCTCGAGCTTGTCGACGGCGTGGCCCGGCTGGCGGGTTCCGGCGTACTGGAATCGCACCGCGGCCGCGGGATCTATCGCGCGATGGTCGCCGCCCGCCTGACGTACGCCGAGAAACGCGGCGCCACGATGGCGCTCTCGCAGGGCAACATCACCACCAGCTCGCCGATCCTGCGGCGCCTCGGATTCGTTGCCTACGGCCAAGAACGCTCCTATCGGCTGCCGCTCACGGCGTGAGCGGCGGAGTGCTCGCGCGGACCACCGGGTACGCCGGGGCAGTCCGGCGCGTGAGCTCGGTGTCCGCGGTCGTCGCACGGTAGATCGCCTCTTCGGCGACGGCGTTCAGCGCGACGTGCACGGTGGTCAGCTTCGGTACGACGTCGCGCAGCGTGCTGATGTCGTCGAAGCCGGCGACGCCGATGTCCTCGGGGATCCGTAGCCCGCGCGTGCGCAGTCCGTCGAGAGCACCGAGCGCCATGTCGTCCGTGATCGCGAACACCAGTTGAAGATCGCGCAGCTCGTCGTCGGTGAGCGAGAGCACGAAGTCGCGCGCGCCGACCCAGCTGAAGCTCAGCTGCTCGACCCGCGGATCGCCGGCGCCGGAGTCGCGCAGGCCCTGGACGAATCCTTCGACCCGTTGCTGCATCGACAGCAGGGGAGTGGCGATGCCGAGGACCAGGCAGCGGTGGTACCCGAGGCCGGCCAGCTCTCGCGCCAGCGACCGCGCGCCTTCGTGGTTGTCGAAGTCGACGGTCTCGAACGGGAGGTCGCTCCGGCTGATCAGTACGACGCGCCCGCCGGTCTCCTCGTACCGGCGCAGCTCGTCGACGAGGTCCTGCTCCGACGGCGGATCGACGTACCCGGTACCGGCGAGAATGATCGCGCGCGGCTGCTGGCCGCGCAGCTCGCGGACGAGGTCGAGCTCGCGCTCGGCGTGCCGCTCGGTGACCGCGATCGACACGTGCAGGCCGATCGCCTCGGCCTGCTTCATGATCTCGGCGGCCATCGCGGAGAAGTACGGGTCGGAGATCAGGCTGATCACCAGCGCGACCGTGCGCGACGTCCCGCGGGCCATCGCCTGGGCCGGGAGGTTCGGGGTGTAGCCGAGCTGACGGGCCGCGGCGAGGACGCGTTCGCGGTAGCTCTCGGCGACCTTGCGGGCGCTGCCGTTCAGCACCCGCGACGCCGTGGGCTGCGACACCCCGGCGTACCGCGCCACGTCGTCGAGCGTGACCGGGCGCTTCGACCCTGGCCCGCTCTGCATCGATGGCACAGGCGCAGCTTATCGACGAAAAAGGCTGGACGGGCGTGATGGGATCGGCCCATGCGGAAAGTCGTCCTGATCACCGGCCTGCAGGCCGCGGGCAAGTCCACGATCGCGCCGTTGCTCGCGTCCCGCCTCGGCCCACCGGCCGCGACCCTCGACGGCGACGTCTTCCACCGCGGCGTCGTCGCCGGGGCTGTGCACATGACGCCTGATCCTTCACCGGAAGCCGTCCGCCAGCTGGATCTCCGGTACGCCGCCACCGCCAAGATCGCCCAGCACTACGCCGACGCCGGCTTCGACTTCACCTGCTCCGACATCATCCTCGGCCCGGATGTCACGCGCTGGTTCGCGACGTTGCGCGACGTCGAGCCGCACTTGGTCGTGCTGGTCCCGTCCGTCGACTCCATCGTCGACCGCGAACTGGGCCGAGGCGCGTCGGCGTACGCCGGCTGGCAACCACCCGGCGGCACCCTCGCCGACGCTGTCCGGGCTCTCGAGGAAAGCCTCGCCGACACTCCGAACCGAGGCCTCTGGCTCGACACCACGAACCAGACGCCGGAGGAAACCGTCGAGGCCATCCTCGAGGACGACCTCATGTCTTCCCGCTGGTAGCTCTCAACCCAACGGGTCGTCTGCGACTCGGGCGTCGTGCCGGTTGCCGACGAACGGCTCCGGTGAGACCCGCACCCAGCCCGGTCGAATTCCCTCCAGCTCGGCCGCGAACACCGGGTCCCAACGGTCCAGACTCACCTCGACCACTGGGCTCGACTCGCTGGTCACGCTGAAGGTCACCCGCGCGATCACCGGTCCTTCGGCGTTGCGCAGCTGCATCACCGTGTGCTGCACTCGGCGCTTCTCGTCCGCGTCCCCGGTCCACTCCCACACCCGGAGCCGTTCCGGCGAACGCATCACCGCGGCCAGTTCGTCCTTCGTACGCCGTACGGCATCGCGGTCCCGCAGGTAGACCACGATGCGCGACACCCCGTTCCCCGACAGAAACCCCAAACAGTCCAGCACCACCTCGGCCCCCAACTCCGGCCGCGCCGCCACCCAGGCAGCAACCACCGGCAGATCGGCGTCGATCGCACGGGCCTCGTACGGCGGCAACTGCCGCATCACAACGGCCGCCCCGGCGCCGGCAACGGGACCGGCATCTCCTGTTCGTACGGCGGGAGCTCTCTGGACGCGAGGGGAGCCGCCGGTCCCTGCGGATCTGGCAGGACGTGGATGCGGTCGGGGGCGAGGGCCTCGATGCGGGCGGTGAACGCCGGGTCGATGCGGTCGAGGGTGACGTGGAGCATTCCGGTCGTGGGGTCCGGCCAGGTGGTGGTGATGTGGGTCCCGTTCCCGTCGAGCGCCCAGACCCCATCGGACAGGGGTTCGAGATCGACCGGTTCCGGGATCGGGGTGCGGACGCGGAGGTGCTCGGGGCGGCGGAGCAGCGGAACGAGCTCGGCCTGCACCCGCCGTACGGCGGTGTGGTCGTGGATCTCGACGACCAGGAGGACGTGGCCGACGTTGGAGTCGAAGGCGGCGTGGTCGGCGGCGATCTTGGCGACCAGGTCGGGGTGGTCCTCGGCCCAGGCTTGGAGGACCGGCAGGTCGAGGTCGAGGGTCGCCTGTTCGTACGGCGGGAGAGGGCGCATCGTGTCACCTCGCAGGGAACCTGGGCCTGCGTCGATGGTCTCACCGGTGGGCGGCGGAGTCTTGGGGGTTTCTGGGCTCCGGTCTGGTGTGGGCCGGCGACGCGAAGAAGCCGCCGGGCCCGGATCGCCAGCTGCCTGAACAGGGGCGGGGCGCCGGCGGACGAGCGCCCACGCCGATGCGACCTACACAGATCTACTCGCTGACCGGCTGGCCCTCGTGGGCTTCGGCGTTCAGCATGGGGGAGATCGGCCAGTCGGTCGGGTAGTCGGGGGCGAGTTCCTCGGCCTCGGCGAACAGGCGGCGCTTGTACTTGCGGGAGAGGCGGTCGCCGAAGACCATGCCCTGGGTGTGGTCGGTCTCGTGCTGCAGGCAGCGGGCGAGCAGGCCGTCGCCTTCATACGTGACGGGCTGGCCGTGTTCGTCGACGCCGGTGACCCGGGCGAAGTCCGGGCGCGCGCACTTGGTGAACGCGCCGGGCAGGGACAGGCAGCCCTCCTCGCCCTCGTCGAGGCGGCGGTCCTTGCCCTCGGGCAGGTCGAGCGCGGGGTTGCAGACGACGCCCTGGTGGCGGTTGCCGTCCTTGTCGGGGCAGTCGAACACGAACAGCTGCAGGTCGACGCCGACCTGGTTCGCGGCCAGCCCGACACCCTCGGCCGCGTTCATCGTCGCGACCATGTCGGCGACCAGCTTCTGCAGGTCGTCGCCGAAGTCGGTGACGGGCTGGTTCAGCCGGTGCATGACGTCCTCGCCCCACCGCGTGATGGGCAGCACCGAACCGTTCGTAGGCAGCGTAGACATGCGGGAAATCCTAGCGAAGCTCCGGCCGACGCAGGACCGCCACCCAGGACCTGTGCCCGTGCTCACGAAGAGCACGGGCACCCAACACGGATCAGCCCTTGGCGTTGACCTCGTCACGCCACGCGAGCCACTCGCGGACCAGGCCGAGGTCGTAGTCCGGGCCGGAGGTGTGGATCGTGAACAGCCGGCTGCCGACGTCGTACAGCCCCTTGGCCGCCTCTTCCGGCTTCTTGTCACCGACGGCCACCGAGCGCTCGATCTCGCCGGGGTCGCGGCCGATCGTCGCGCAGTGCGCGTCCAGTACGGCGTGCTTGTGCGCGATCGTCTCGGCGTCGCCGAAGCCGTGCCAGATGGTCGCGTGCTGGGCGACGAGCTTCAGCGTCTTCTTCTCACCACCGCCGCCGATCAGCACCGGGATTTCCCGGGTCGGGCGAGGGTTGAGCTTGGCCCAGCGCTGCTCGATCCGCGGCAGGGCCTCGCCGAGCGCGTCGAGCCGTCCGCCCGCCGTACCGAACGGGTAGCCGTACTCGTCGTAGTCCTTCTCGAACCAGCCCGAGCCGATGCCGAAGATCAGCCGGCCGTTGCTGATGTGGTCGACGGTGCGTGCCATGTCGGCGAGCAGGTCGGGGTTGCGGTAGGAGTTGCAGGTCACCAGCGCGCCGAACTCGATCCGCTCGGTCGCCTCGGCCCAGGCCGCGAGCATCGTCCAGGCCTCGAAGTGCAGGCCCTCGGGCTCACCGGACAGCGGGTAGAAGTGGTCCCAGTTGAACACCACGTCGACGCCGAGTTCCTCGACCTCGGCGACGGTCCGCCGGATGGCGTCGTACTGCGCGTGCTGGGGCTGGATCTGAACACCGATGCGAACCGGGAAGCTCGCATAGGGGCGATCGGTGGACTCAGTCGATGTCATGCTGGCAATCCTATCGGGCGTATCGGAGGACCCCTCCGGTACACCCGCGAGCTGAGCGGGGGCGCGGATGCCGGAGCACGACGAGGTCGCGGAGTTCTCGAGGCTGTTCCTGGCGTTTCTCGAGCGGATGCACGAGACGCCGCAGGGGATCGCCCGGGAGAACGTGCGGGACCGGTTGAGGGAGCACCTGCAGGTCGAGCCCGAGGACCTGCCGGTCGTCGCGGCGAGCTTCCCGTCGTTCGACCTGCCGAACGTGCAGCTCGCGCTGGAGAGCTGGTTCGACAGCTCCGAGGTGATCGGCCTGGTCGGCTCGGATCGCGGGCACCACTCACTGGCGGACCTGCTCGAGCTGGGCGCGGGGCGTGGCCGGTTCGGGATCGGCGCGGTGGACTACCAGCGGATCGCGGTCGACGTCGGCGTCGAGATGGACTGTGTCGCGTTCGGGTTCTTCCTCGGGCGGCAGGGCGAGGACCGGTACGTCGCGTTGCTGCGGGCCGCGAACCCGCAGTTCGGGCGGCAAGAGGTCGAGCTCGAGGTGCTGGCCACGTCGCGGGACGCCGGAGATCGGCTGATGAAGGCGTTGCCGGACCTGATCCGCGAGCACAACGTGTTCCGCGGCAAGGTGATCTCGTTCGAGCGGCACGAGTTCGGTCATGGGGTCGGGCCGTTCCGGCTGCACCCGCGGCCGGGGGTCTCCCGCGACGACGTCGTGCTGCCGGCCGGCGTACTGGAACGCGTCGAGCGCGAGGTGATCGGGGTCGCGGAGCACCGCGAGGCGCTGTTGCGCGGCGGACAGCACCTGCGGCGCGGCGTGCTGCTGTACGGCCCGCCGGGGACGGGCAAGACCCACACGGTGCGCTACCTGCTGTCGCGCCTGCCGGAGTTCACGGTCGTACTGCTCGCGGGCACGAGCATCCGGTACGTCGGGGAGGCGTGCTCGCTGGCCCGCAAGCTGCAGCCGGCGCTCGTCGTACTGGAGGACTGCGACCTGATCGCCGAGGCGCGGGACCACCTGCACGGCGGCGAGAACCCGTTGCTGTTCCAGGTGCTCAACGAGATGGACGGCCTCGCCGAGGACGCCGACGTCGCGTTCCTGCTGACCACCAACCGCGCCGACATCCTCGAGCCCGCCCTGGCCGAACGCCCGGGGCGCGTCGATCTCGCCGTCGAGGTCCCGCTCCCGGACGCGGCCGGCCGGGCCCGCCTCCTCAGCTTGTACGGGCCGACGCTCGATCTCAGTCCCGCGGTGATCGACGAGGTCGTCAGCGCGACCGAAGGCACCACCGCGTCGTTCACCAAGGAGCTGGTACGACGGGCGGTCCTGCTCGCCGCCGAAGCCGGTACGTCGCCCGGCGACACGCATCTCCAGGCTGCGACCGCCGAGCTGCTCTCCGCCCGCGACACCCTGACCCGCCGTCTCCTCGGCGCGGCCGACCCGCGATAGTTGCCGTCCATGGACCTCAACGGACGCGTCGACCCACCGAACCTCGCGGGCGAGATGGAGACCCTGCTGGGGTTTCTCGAGTTCCAGCGGGGGACGTTCCTGTGGAAGTGCGAGGGGCTGACGCCGGAGCAGCTGGGGACCGCGGTCCTGAGCCCGTCGAAGCTGACCCTGCACGGGATGGTCCGGCACCTCACCGAGGACGAGCTCGGCTGGCTTGTCGCGCCGTTCGTCGACACGCCGACGCCCTACCCGTACGGGACCGAGGCGGCGCCCGGCGCCGCCTGGTCCGAGCTCGACCCGGCCAAGTACGCCGAAGACCTTCAGCGCTACAAGGACTCGGTGGCCCAGGCCCGTACGGCGATCGCAGGGCTGCCCGGCGACCACGTGGGCGTCGACGAAGGCACGTCGTACAGCCTGCGGTGGATCGTCACGCACATGATCGAGGAGTACGCCCGGCACAACGGCCACGCCGACCTCCTCCGCGAACACCTGGACGGCGCGACAGGCGAGTAGGTCATCGCACCGAAGCGCCGGGCCTTCTAGGCTCAGGTCATGAAATCGCGTATCGAGCCGGTTCGCTGGACGCCCCCGCCCGTGCCGCCGGCCCGGCAGGCCAGGCACCTCACCGTCGAGGTCGTGGCCGTGCCGGGTGACGGACCCGAGGACACGTTGATCGACGAGGACGGCAGCGTGCTGACCGGCCTGCTCGACGGCCGCGTCCTGCGGGTCAGCGCGGACGGCCTCACGATCACGACCCTGGCCGACACCGGCGGGCGCCCGCTCGGCCTGGAGTGGCTGGCCGACGGCAAGGTCCTGATCTGCGACGCGAACCGCGGCCTGCTGACGATGGACCGCGACGGCCGCGTGACCACGCTGCTCGGCGAGATCGCCGGGCAGCCGATGCGCTTCTGCAACAACGCCGACGTCACCGACGACGGCACGATCTACTTCACCAACTCCTCGACCCGGTTCGGCGTCCACGAGTGGATGGCCGACCTGCTCGAGCACTCGTCGACCGGCAGCGTCTACCGGCTGCGCCCGGACGGCGAGCTGACGCAGCTCGCGACCGGACGCCCGTTCCCGAACGGCGTCGCGCTGAGCGGCGACCAGCGGACGCTGTTCTTCGCCGAGACCGCCGGCTACGGGCTCTTCAAGCTCGACCTCACCACCGACGACGCCGTACCGGAGCTCGTCGCGCCGATCCCGGGCCTGCCGGACAACATCTCCCGCGGGTCCGACGGCCTGATCTGGGTCGCGATCGGTTCACCGCGCAACGCCGTGCTCGACACGCTGCTGCCCAAGGCCCCGGTCCTCCGCAAGGTCGTCTGGAACCTGCCCGAAGCGCTCAAGCCGAAGGCCGCCGACATCATCGAGATCCAGGCGTACGACGACGCCGGCGCGCTCGTGCACGACCTGCGTGGCACGCACCCGCGGTTCCACATGCCCACCGGCGTCCGCGAACGCGACGGCAAGGTCTGGCTCAGCAGCCTCGGGACGAGCACCATCGCGCACTTCCCGACCCCGACCAAGTGATCCCACCCCTGGGTGCATTCGATATGCACCCAGGGGGCCGGTCGCCTACTGCTTCTTGCGGTCCTCCCGTACGACGTCGCGCGGCCGCGCCGAGCTGCCCTCGTCGTCGTCGCCGTTGCCCGTGACGACCAGGGAGAAGTCGTCGCCGTGTGCCGAGACTCCCTCGATCACCGCGTTCTCGACCGCCTCGGTCCCGATCTCGCGGCGCAGCATCAACGGGTCGGTGCGCAGGTCCTTGGCCAGCGCGACCGCCAGCCCGACCATCACCAGCGCGAACGGCAGCGCGGCGACGATCGTCAGGTTCTGCAACCCCTGCAACGCCTCGGAGCCACCGCCGCCGGCCAGCAGCATCACCGCCGCGACCGCGCCGGTGAGCACGCCCCAGAAGACCACCAGCGGCTTCTTCGGCGTGATCGCCCCGCGCTGGGACAGCGTGCCCATCACGATCGACGCGGCGTCGGCACCGGAGACGAAGAAGATCGCCACCAGCAGGACGACGACGATCGTGGCGACCGACGCGAGCGGGAACGTGTCCAGCAACCCGAACAGCTGGCCCTCCGGCGTCGACTGCCCGGCGATGTCCGTCCCGTTGCGCTGGGTGTTGATCGCGGCCCCGCCGAACACGCAGAACCAGACCAGGCTGACCATCGACGGCACCAGCAGGACGCCGGTGACGAACTGCCGGATCGTCCGGCCGCGGCTGATCCGCGCGATGAACATGCCGACGAACGGCGTCCACGAGATCCACCAGGCCCAGTAGAAGACGGTCCAGCCGGACAGCCACTTGGCCATCGCGTCGCCGCCGCTGGCCTCGGTCCGCGCGGCCATGTCGGCCAGGTCGCGGAAGTAGTCGCCGATGGCCGTCGGGACCAGGTTCAGGATCAGCACGGTCGGCCCGACCACGAACACGAACACGGCCAGGACGACGGCCAGCACCATGTTGATGTTGGACAGCCACTGGATGCCCTTGGCAACACCGGAGACCGCCGACGCGACGAACGCCGCGGTCAGGATCGCGATCACCGCGACCAGGACACCGTTGCCGGCCTTGTCCATCCAGCCGAGGATCTGGACGCCGGACCCGATCTGCAGGGCGCCGAGGCCCAAGGACGCGGCCGATCCGAACAGCGTCGCGAAGATCGCCAGGCTGTCGATCACCTTGCCGATCGGTCCTTCGGTCCGCCGGCCGAGCAGCGGCGCGAACGCCGAGCTGATCAGCTGCGAGCGGCCGCGCCGGAAGGTGCCGTAGGCAATCGCGATGCCGACCACGGCGTAGATCGCCCACGGGTGCAGGGTCCAGTGGAACAACGTGGTCGCCATCGCGGTCTCCAGCGCCTCCGACGACCCGGCCTCGACCGTTCCCGGCGGGGGAGCGGTGAAGTGCGACAGCGGTTCGCTGACGCCGTAGAACATCAGGCCGATGCCCATCCCGGCGCTGAACATCATCGCGACCCAGGACACCGTCTTGAACTCGGGCTGCTCGTCGTCGGCGCCGAGCGGGATCCGCCCGTACCGGCCGGCGGCCAGCCAGATCACGAAGACCACGAAGCCCGAGGCCAGCAGGACGAACAGCCAGCCGGTGTTGTGCTCGACCCAGGTCAGGGCGCTGTCGGACGCCGTACCGAGTCCGCCGGAGTCGGCGAAGCCCCAGACCACGAAGGCCAGGGCGATGGCCGCGGTGACGCCGAAGACGATCCTGTCCACCCCTGAGCCGTGACTTCGGCTGCCGGGTGGTGGCGGGGTCGCGAGTGCGGGGTGCTCGGTCTCGTGGTGGTCGGGGGACACGTGCTGATCGTCGATGTCGATCGCCACAGGTGATACACGCCTCGCTTCGGCGCGCCTCCTTTTCAGGGGTTTCGGGGGACTGCCTGACGACCGTGTCGAAAATCGTGGAGAAATGCAACTATCGTGTGGGCCCGGCCACACCCCGGCGCCGCGGACTAGGGTGCGAGACATGCGATTCGGAATCACGATCCTGCCCGAGTACCGCTGGAGCGACGCCGCGCCGAAGTGGCGTGCGGCCGAGCAGCTCGGCTTCGACCACGCCTGGACCTACGACCACCTGACCTGGGGCGGCCTGCAGGACTCACCCTGGTACGGAACGACGCCGACCCTGACCGCGGCGGCGCTCGTCACCTCGACGGTCAAGCTCGGTACCTTCGTCACCTCGCCGAACTTCCGCCACCCGCTCGCGCTGACCCGCGAGATCCTTGCCCTGGACGAC
The Kribbella italica DNA segment above includes these coding regions:
- a CDS encoding RNA methyltransferase → MIIDINQADDPRLSDYVQLREVNLRRLLEEEHGLFIAEGDKVIRRAAEAGYEPRSFLLAPRWLETLADVLEKWPEAPVYLVTEDLAEQVTGFHVHRGALASYKRQPPADLDALLDSVQTGRIAIFDDIVDHTNVGAGFRAAAAMGVDAVLVTPTCADPLYRRSVKVSMGTVFQVPWTRLTSWPGDLAKLKAHGFTTAAFALTDDSITLDALTARHDEKLALIFGTEGHGLKPHVLAESELTVRIPMAGGVDSLNVASSAAVAFYATRP
- a CDS encoding ACT domain-containing protein, with product MLAAIVQPLAAAGLSVYAVSTYQADLVLVAAGSLAQAITTLETAGHTVVT
- a CDS encoding erythromycin esterase family protein yields the protein MRQDLQELATGPCELLAIGEPAHPTQDASFGPIRNELFESLVQLGFRSIALETDRVAALAVDGFVRDGIGSLDAVMTTGFSHGFGAVEANRQLVGWMRQYNEGRPVEERLSFHGFDAPTESTSAPSPRAYLEHVLDYLGDLDGLDRGRGPAVPDLDLAGLLGPDDRWSRQEAILDSAMSIGATAEAVRLRAIADDLLTTLYTRAPELIAATSRADWYRARVHATAALGLLRYHQQAAQQTDETARISGLLAVRDVIMAQNLLDIRTLEDRRGRTLVCAQNAHLQRNRSTLQMGGMTLTWHSAGAILSSLNGDRYAVVISTLDPTGIDRTTVESADAILPVVANAIPPVVKGE
- a CDS encoding GNAT family N-acetyltransferase — its product is MGELELATVAAANDAWGGTAPLDAEVVETAEYRMVRMPERFGRHVMVQWVRSARQADAVLADLAARAAEFGRPDAWVTVRLSAPAGLDEALLARGAELGDTYDVLAMPLPAELKAPDLPELRWATTVDIVRDVNTVATAMFGGTKASEDILAQRTVEEQEKFAAGAGSALAAYVDGMPVGVGSLELVDGVARLAGSGVLESHRGRGIYRAMVAARLTYAEKRGATMALSQGNITTSSPILRRLGFVAYGQERSYRLPLTA
- a CDS encoding LacI family DNA-binding transcriptional regulator, producing the protein MQSGPGSKRPVTLDDVARYAGVSQPTASRVLNGSARKVAESYRERVLAAARQLGYTPNLPAQAMARGTSRTVALVISLISDPYFSAMAAEIMKQAEAIGLHVSIAVTERHAERELDLVRELRGQQPRAIILAGTGYVDPPSEQDLVDELRRYEETGGRVVLISRSDLPFETVDFDNHEGARSLARELAGLGYHRCLVLGIATPLLSMQQRVEGFVQGLRDSGAGDPRVEQLSFSWVGARDFVLSLTDDELRDLQLVFAITDDMALGALDGLRTRGLRIPEDIGVAGFDDISTLRDVVPKLTTVHVALNAVAEEAIYRATTADTELTRRTAPAYPVVRASTPPLTP
- a CDS encoding AAA family ATPase → MRKVVLITGLQAAGKSTIAPLLASRLGPPAATLDGDVFHRGVVAGAVHMTPDPSPEAVRQLDLRYAATAKIAQHYADAGFDFTCSDIILGPDVTRWFATLRDVEPHLVVLVPSVDSIVDRELGRGASAYAGWQPPGGTLADAVRALEESLADTPNRGLWLDTTNQTPEETVEAILEDDLMSSRW
- the def gene encoding peptide deformylase, whose product is MSTLPTNGSVLPITRWGEDVMHRLNQPVTDFGDDLQKLVADMVATMNAAEGVGLAANQVGVDLQLFVFDCPDKDGNRHQGVVCNPALDLPEGKDRRLDEGEEGCLSLPGAFTKCARPDFARVTGVDEHGQPVTYEGDGLLARCLQHETDHTQGMVFGDRLSRKYKRRLFAEAEELAPDYPTDWPISPMLNAEAHEGQPVSE
- a CDS encoding LLM class F420-dependent oxidoreductase, producing MTSTESTDRPYASFPVRIGVQIQPQHAQYDAIRRTVAEVEELGVDVVFNWDHFYPLSGEPEGLHFEAWTMLAAWAEATERIEFGALVTCNSYRNPDLLADMARTVDHISNGRLIFGIGSGWFEKDYDEYGYPFGTAGGRLDALGEALPRIEQRWAKLNPRPTREIPVLIGGGGEKKTLKLVAQHATIWHGFGDAETIAHKHAVLDAHCATIGRDPGEIERSVAVGDKKPEEAAKGLYDVGSRLFTIHTSGPDYDLGLVREWLAWRDEVNAKG
- a CDS encoding AAA family ATPase: MPEHDEVAEFSRLFLAFLERMHETPQGIARENVRDRLREHLQVEPEDLPVVAASFPSFDLPNVQLALESWFDSSEVIGLVGSDRGHHSLADLLELGAGRGRFGIGAVDYQRIAVDVGVEMDCVAFGFFLGRQGEDRYVALLRAANPQFGRQEVELEVLATSRDAGDRLMKALPDLIREHNVFRGKVISFERHEFGHGVGPFRLHPRPGVSRDDVVLPAGVLERVEREVIGVAEHREALLRGGQHLRRGVLLYGPPGTGKTHTVRYLLSRLPEFTVVLLAGTSIRYVGEACSLARKLQPALVVLEDCDLIAEARDHLHGGENPLLFQVLNEMDGLAEDADVAFLLTTNRADILEPALAERPGRVDLAVEVPLPDAAGRARLLSLYGPTLDLSPAVIDEVVSATEGTTASFTKELVRRAVLLAAEAGTSPGDTHLQAATAELLSARDTLTRRLLGAADPR
- a CDS encoding DinB family protein; translated protein: MDLNGRVDPPNLAGEMETLLGFLEFQRGTFLWKCEGLTPEQLGTAVLSPSKLTLHGMVRHLTEDELGWLVAPFVDTPTPYPYGTEAAPGAAWSELDPAKYAEDLQRYKDSVAQARTAIAGLPGDHVGVDEGTSYSLRWIVTHMIEEYARHNGHADLLREHLDGATGE